The following proteins are co-located in the Pseudoalteromonas sp. N1230-9 genome:
- the priB gene encoding primosomal replication protein N produces the protein MNQLTLSGVVCKTPKYSQSPAGVPHCIFVLEHKSMQVEADLNRNSYVRLQVVASGASMQQQTQQLHVGQQVQVTGFLNRHEGRNGLSQLVLHAQHIERIF, from the coding sequence ATGAATCAGCTGACACTATCTGGGGTTGTTTGTAAAACCCCCAAGTATAGTCAAAGCCCTGCTGGTGTTCCGCATTGTATTTTTGTTCTTGAACATAAATCAATGCAAGTTGAAGCAGACCTTAACCGTAATAGTTATGTCAGGCTTCAAGTGGTTGCCAGCGGTGCGTCAATGCAGCAACAGACTCAACAATTGCACGTTGGGCAACAAGTGCAAGTGACGGGGTTTTTAAACCGTCATGAAGGCCGAAATGGCTTAAGCCAATTGGTCTTGCATGCTCAACATATAGAAAGAATTTTTTGA
- the rpsR gene encoding 30S ribosomal protein S18: MARYFRRRKFCRFKAEGVQQIDYKDLATLRNYVTESGKIVPSRITGTSAKYQRQLATAIKRARYLALLPYTDLHK, translated from the coding sequence ATGGCACGTTATTTCAGACGTCGTAAGTTCTGCCGCTTTAAAGCGGAAGGCGTACAACAAATCGATTATAAAGATCTAGCTACTCTTAGAAACTATGTTACAGAAAGTGGCAAAATCGTACCTAGCCGTATCACAGGTACTAGCGCTAAATATCAGCGTCAGCTAGCAACAGCTATCAAGCGTGCTCGCTACTTAGCCCTTCTTCCATACACTGACTTACATAAGTAA
- the katG gene encoding catalase/peroxidase HPI, with product MFKKSTSALSKVAVAVSLLVATGVQATNDIKSNQFWWPEQLDLSQLRAHGAESDPMGPYFDYKKEFLKLDLNAVKADIEKVLTDSQDWWPADYGHYGPFFIRMAWHASGTYRTFDGRGGAGGGQQRFDPLNSWPDNANLDKARRLLWPIKQKYGRSISWADLMALTGNVALESMGFKTFGYAGGREDDWEPDYVYWGPEGKMLTDERRDKKGKLKGPLAAVEMGLIYVNPEGPHGNPDPLLAAEDIRLSFGRMAMNNEEIVALIAGGHSFGKAHGAKKATCLDKEPAAAGIEEQGLGWKNKCGKGHSEDTITSGLEGAWTVTPTRWSINYLQNLFNFEWVKTKSPAGATQWIPENGQASNLVPDAHIKGKRHAPIMFTTDIALKADPEFRKISERFLNDPKEFELAFAKAWFKLNHRDMGPRARYLGDLVPEEVLIWQDYIPAVDHKLVDSKDIASLKASILDSGLSVSELVRVAWASAASYRDTDMRGGANGARIRFAPQKDWPVNNPKEVAKVLSKLEKIQTKFNKKASGGKEISLADMIVLGGAAAIEKAASDAGFSISVPFKPGRMDASLEMTDVESFEVLEPTADAFRNYYSSAWKSPAEMLVERADLLSLSVPEMTALLGGMRALNANTDQTKHGVFTKKPGTLSNDFFVNLLDMSTKWSKSSEEGVYEGRDRQSGKLKWTATPVDLIFGSNSELRSIAEVYASDDAKQKFVDDFVAAWTKVMTLDRFDLR from the coding sequence ATGTTTAAAAAATCGACCTCAGCCTTGTCTAAAGTAGCTGTTGCAGTATCACTGTTGGTGGCAACGGGCGTACAAGCTACTAACGACATCAAATCAAACCAATTCTGGTGGCCAGAACAACTAGATCTTAGCCAACTTCGTGCCCATGGCGCAGAGTCTGATCCTATGGGTCCTTACTTTGATTATAAAAAAGAATTCTTAAAGTTAGACCTAAACGCAGTGAAAGCAGATATTGAGAAAGTATTGACTGACTCTCAAGACTGGTGGCCTGCTGACTACGGTCACTATGGTCCATTCTTCATCCGTATGGCGTGGCACGCATCAGGTACGTACCGTACGTTTGATGGTCGTGGTGGCGCAGGCGGTGGTCAACAACGTTTCGACCCGCTAAACAGCTGGCCTGATAACGCGAACCTTGATAAGGCACGTCGCTTACTTTGGCCTATAAAACAAAAATACGGTCGCAGCATTTCTTGGGCTGACTTAATGGCGTTAACAGGTAACGTTGCACTTGAATCAATGGGCTTCAAAACCTTCGGTTATGCCGGTGGTCGTGAAGACGATTGGGAACCAGATTACGTATACTGGGGCCCTGAAGGCAAAATGCTCACTGACGAACGTCGTGACAAAAAAGGCAAACTTAAAGGCCCATTAGCGGCCGTTGAGATGGGCTTAATCTATGTAAACCCTGAAGGCCCTCACGGTAACCCTGATCCACTTCTAGCAGCAGAAGACATTCGTTTATCATTCGGCCGCATGGCAATGAACAATGAAGAAATCGTTGCGCTAATCGCCGGTGGTCACAGCTTTGGTAAAGCACACGGTGCGAAAAAAGCGACGTGTTTAGACAAAGAGCCAGCAGCAGCGGGTATCGAAGAGCAAGGTTTAGGTTGGAAAAACAAATGTGGTAAAGGTCACTCAGAAGATACCATCACTTCAGGTCTTGAAGGTGCATGGACAGTGACACCAACACGTTGGTCAATTAATTATCTACAAAACCTATTCAACTTTGAGTGGGTTAAAACTAAGAGCCCTGCAGGTGCGACTCAGTGGATCCCTGAAAATGGTCAAGCGTCTAACCTAGTACCCGATGCGCACATTAAAGGTAAGCGTCATGCGCCTATCATGTTCACAACTGATATCGCGTTAAAAGCAGATCCTGAGTTCCGTAAGATTTCAGAGCGTTTCTTAAACGACCCGAAAGAGTTCGAACTGGCATTTGCTAAAGCATGGTTCAAACTAAACCACCGTGATATGGGCCCACGTGCTCGTTACCTAGGTGACTTAGTGCCAGAAGAAGTATTAATTTGGCAAGACTACATCCCTGCGGTTGACCACAAACTAGTAGACAGCAAAGATATCGCGTCACTTAAAGCTAGCATCTTAGATTCAGGTTTATCTGTATCTGAACTAGTGCGTGTTGCTTGGGCATCAGCAGCAAGCTACCGCGACACAGATATGCGTGGTGGTGCAAACGGTGCACGTATTCGTTTTGCTCCGCAAAAAGATTGGCCAGTAAACAATCCGAAAGAAGTGGCTAAAGTACTGAGCAAACTTGAGAAAATCCAAACTAAGTTCAACAAAAAAGCATCGGGTGGTAAAGAAATTTCACTCGCAGATATGATTGTTCTTGGTGGTGCGGCTGCAATCGAAAAAGCAGCAAGCGATGCGGGTTTCTCTATCTCAGTACCATTTAAGCCAGGCCGTATGGACGCGTCATTAGAAATGACTGACGTTGAATCATTCGAAGTACTTGAGCCAACAGCAGATGCGTTCCGTAACTACTACAGCTCAGCATGGAAGTCACCGGCTGAAATGCTCGTTGAACGCGCTGATTTACTAAGCTTATCAGTACCAGAAATGACTGCACTACTAGGTGGTATGCGTGCCCTTAACGCGAATACTGACCAAACTAAACACGGTGTATTCACGAAGAAACCTGGCACATTAAGCAACGACTTCTTCGTTAACCTATTAGATATGTCAACGAAGTGGTCTAAGTCTTCTGAGGAAGGTGTTTACGAAGGCCGTGACCGTCAATCAGGCAAGCTTAAGTGGACAGCAACTCCAGTCGATTTAATCTTCGGTTCAAACTCAGAGCTACGTTCAATTGCTGAAGTGTATGCATCTGACGATGCTAAACAGAAGTTCGTTGATGACTTCGTAGCAGCGTGGACTAAAGTAATGACGCTAGACAGATTCGACCTACGTTAA
- a CDS encoding S9 family peptidase produces MKAQLSLLSLALVASLGSAQLSAKEALQFKDVFDFKYAKGTQLSEDGQILTFSADPYRGNAQGQVYALDNNTLLASVERGTRPTINKAANWVAFTQVPTLLEKETTKKKDELKNNLVLVNTKNGEQQTFNDVKDYALSDDGVWLAYRLDKKADKKDDQEKDENSSEIKPDKKDKSFDLVLVNLQDKTTHTLNNVFSYAMSSTGEQLLASQSFSDGADNQVVLVTLNNDFATSVLIDEPGVVANKIAWQPNSNTAALLIGNYVNDDTRRRDHTLQLLQNGALSTINSADNSWTIGKTASLTWSEDGARLYFENHPKLTAKIEAKEYTDEASLYDFDTIRDHKGLNVWHNKDTEIKPREEQQWNENNKLRHYKAVYHVNGQQVVQLSTPSMPEVSLNTNREALLSYSDLPYLERIMYGGFYADYFSVDVKTGKQTAIVNDYPFRPSLAPNGQYAAFFQDSQVQLKDLGNNKVSTLSKAINAIFADDKHDYPSPQPGYGFAGWLNDSSQVLVYSKFDIWAFDVATQKATRLTQGKETNTQYRVIKLDKEQVGFAKDETLLLSATNVQDKQTEIAKLDLSSNKVSKVLSGKKRYDVVKKAKNADKYLFTAQTYQQFPDYYQTDFSFKKPQRVTNLNPQVSNFAWGEKPELISYKGFDGEDLQGVLIKPAGYKKGEKVPVVVYFYRYMSQRMYDFPKMELNHRPNFPMFTSNGYAIFLPDIRFEIGHPGKSSTQTMINATQKLIDLGIADPDKIGLQGHSWAGYQSAFMITQTDMFKAVVSGAPVSNMTSAYSGIRLKSGLARQFQYETGQSRIGKTLFEAPELYIENSPVFFADKVNTPILIMFGDKDDAVPWHEGVQYYLALRRAGKDATFLQYEGEPHHLKKFPNQVDFSVRMMEYFDHYLKGKPAAEWIKNGIPFIEE; encoded by the coding sequence ATGAAAGCGCAATTATCACTTTTGAGCTTAGCCTTAGTGGCAAGCCTTGGTAGTGCACAGCTCAGTGCAAAAGAAGCTCTGCAATTTAAAGACGTGTTTGATTTTAAATACGCAAAAGGCACCCAACTGTCTGAAGATGGCCAAATTCTTACTTTCAGTGCCGACCCTTATCGCGGCAATGCACAAGGTCAGGTTTATGCATTAGACAATAACACCCTCCTTGCAAGCGTTGAGCGCGGTACTCGCCCTACAATTAATAAAGCGGCAAATTGGGTGGCGTTTACTCAGGTACCGACCCTACTTGAAAAAGAAACCACCAAGAAAAAAGACGAACTAAAAAACAACCTTGTTTTAGTCAATACTAAAAACGGTGAGCAACAGACATTTAATGATGTAAAAGACTATGCGTTATCAGATGACGGTGTTTGGCTTGCTTACCGACTCGATAAGAAAGCAGATAAAAAAGACGACCAAGAAAAAGACGAAAACAGCAGCGAAATCAAACCAGATAAAAAAGATAAAAGCTTTGATTTAGTGCTTGTTAACCTTCAAGACAAAACCACTCACACCCTAAACAATGTGTTTAGCTATGCAATGAGCAGCACCGGCGAGCAATTACTTGCAAGCCAAAGCTTTAGTGATGGTGCCGACAACCAAGTTGTATTAGTTACGCTTAACAATGACTTTGCTACCAGCGTACTGATTGATGAGCCTGGTGTGGTTGCCAATAAAATTGCCTGGCAACCAAATAGTAATACCGCAGCGCTGTTAATTGGTAACTACGTTAATGATGATACACGACGTCGCGACCATACCTTACAACTTTTACAAAACGGTGCCCTATCGACCATAAACTCAGCTGATAATAGCTGGACTATTGGCAAAACAGCCTCACTAACATGGTCTGAAGATGGTGCTCGTTTATACTTTGAAAATCATCCGAAGTTAACGGCAAAGATCGAAGCAAAAGAATACACAGACGAAGCCTCATTATATGATTTCGATACCATTCGCGACCATAAAGGTCTTAATGTTTGGCACAATAAAGACACTGAAATTAAGCCACGTGAAGAGCAACAGTGGAATGAAAATAACAAGCTTCGTCATTATAAAGCGGTGTATCATGTAAACGGTCAGCAGGTTGTGCAGCTAAGTACACCAAGTATGCCTGAGGTTTCACTTAACACTAACCGCGAAGCGCTATTAAGCTATTCAGACCTGCCTTACCTAGAACGCATAATGTACGGTGGTTTTTACGCAGATTATTTCAGTGTTGACGTTAAAACAGGTAAACAAACCGCTATCGTCAACGATTATCCATTTAGACCCAGCCTTGCGCCAAATGGTCAATATGCGGCATTTTTTCAAGACAGCCAAGTGCAGCTTAAAGATTTAGGAAATAACAAGGTTTCGACCTTATCTAAAGCAATTAACGCGATTTTTGCCGATGATAAGCATGACTACCCATCACCTCAGCCAGGTTATGGCTTTGCTGGCTGGTTAAACGACAGCAGCCAAGTACTGGTTTACAGTAAATTTGATATTTGGGCTTTTGATGTCGCAACACAAAAGGCAACGCGTTTAACCCAAGGAAAAGAAACGAATACCCAGTATCGTGTTATTAAACTTGATAAAGAGCAAGTTGGTTTTGCCAAAGACGAAACATTATTACTCAGCGCAACCAACGTGCAAGATAAACAAACCGAAATCGCCAAACTTGACTTATCAAGCAATAAAGTAAGCAAAGTACTTTCGGGTAAAAAGCGCTATGATGTGGTGAAAAAGGCTAAAAATGCCGATAAATATCTATTTACTGCGCAAACATATCAGCAATTTCCTGATTACTACCAAACTGACTTTAGCTTCAAAAAGCCACAGCGTGTTACCAACCTAAACCCGCAAGTTAGTAATTTTGCATGGGGTGAAAAACCTGAGCTTATTAGCTACAAAGGGTTTGATGGTGAAGACTTGCAAGGCGTATTGATCAAACCTGCGGGCTACAAAAAAGGCGAAAAGGTTCCTGTGGTTGTGTACTTCTACCGCTATATGAGCCAACGCATGTATGACTTCCCGAAAATGGAATTAAATCATCGCCCTAACTTCCCGATGTTTACTTCAAATGGCTATGCGATTTTCTTACCTGATATCCGCTTTGAAATTGGTCACCCTGGTAAATCATCAACACAAACCATGATCAACGCCACTCAAAAGCTAATTGATTTAGGCATTGCTGATCCCGATAAAATTGGCTTACAAGGTCACTCATGGGCTGGCTATCAAAGCGCCTTTATGATCACCCAAACAGATATGTTTAAAGCGGTTGTTTCGGGTGCGCCAGTATCTAACATGACCAGTGCGTATAGCGGTATTCGTTTAAAATCAGGCCTTGCGCGTCAGTTCCAATACGAAACAGGACAAAGCCGAATTGGTAAAACCTTATTCGAAGCGCCAGAGCTATACATCGAAAACTCGCCAGTGTTTTTCGCCGATAAAGTGAATACCCCTATTCTGATTATGTTTGGTGACAAAGATGATGCGGTGCCATGGCACGAAGGGGTTCAATACTACCTAGCACTACGTCGTGCGGGTAAAGATGCCACCTTTTTACAATACGAAGGTGAACCACATCACTTGAAGAAATTTCCTAACCAAGTGGATTTCTCGGTACGCATGATGGAATATTTTGATCACTACTTAAAAGGCAAACCTGCTGCTGAGTGGATCAAAAATGGCATCCCTTTTATTGAAGAATAA
- the rpsF gene encoding 30S ribosomal protein S6 codes for MRHYEIVFMVHPDQSEQVPGMIERYTGSITEAGGTIHRLEDWGRRQLAYPIDKLHKAHYVLMNVEAPTEVISELETTFRYNDAVLRNLVMRTKDAVTEASPLAKEEKKEAPAA; via the coding sequence ATGCGTCATTACGAAATCGTATTCATGGTTCACCCTGATCAGAGTGAGCAAGTACCTGGTATGATCGAACGTTATACTGGTTCTATCACTGAAGCTGGTGGTACTATCCACCGTCTTGAAGACTGGGGCCGTCGTCAATTGGCTTACCCAATCGACAAGCTTCACAAAGCTCATTATGTTCTTATGAACGTTGAAGCACCTACTGAAGTAATCAGCGAGCTAGAAACTACTTTCCGCTACAACGATGCAGTGCTTCGTAACTTAGTTATGCGTACTAAAGACGCTGTAACTGAAGCATCTCCTCTTGCAAAAGAAGAGAAGAAAGAAGCACCAGCTGCTTAA
- a CDS encoding diguanylate cyclase gives MIARFLLLFVIYSLCLSTATQSRADNSPIVNINQRSVELTQFDMSYFVDETGSMSLAQVQQQNFINSQNELTLGTNAKTTWSKIVIKNSNSDTLRLFVHNPDAYHLEEVSFYETQAGQLINQLVIQLDKAGPKANMFGGSAVFSFYVAPNQQKTIYVKSVTFSHQWFALAIFDEEHSKRALVGNGNYIALLVGMMLALMIYNFFLYLSARKIENIVYALYLISGTVWVALSYGIAANFFGIFSAELLQLNSNLLSMPSFLVIFVMLIFETKKHYPKEHIALSIILFLLVADFIYSLFDIVGALKPASSLAALMMTVTFGVSISLWRKGNTLAKYFLLGHSMFVIFNMLAVLYYKGISDANVINSHGVGIGILLEALMMAFILSYRIKSLEKIKAQQTELNRLVDTDPMIGLYNRRYFDRKSEELIAAMATNQQELTLLIADLDHFKNINDTYGHNVGDKVIIAFANILTSEQGPADIACRYGGEEFVLLLNCNLLKAKQVAERIRQKAQETYITIDEVQTVQFTVSIGVHSVAHASTTVKETLTIADKALYKAKSNGRNCVEVAA, from the coding sequence ATGATTGCGCGCTTTTTACTGCTTTTTGTTATCTACTCGTTATGCCTCAGTACGGCTACACAAAGCCGCGCAGATAATTCCCCCATTGTAAATATCAATCAACGTAGCGTAGAGCTCACTCAGTTTGATATGAGCTATTTTGTTGATGAAACAGGTTCTATGTCCCTCGCACAAGTCCAGCAGCAAAACTTTATCAACAGTCAAAACGAACTTACTTTAGGCACTAATGCCAAAACGACGTGGTCCAAAATAGTTATAAAAAATAGCAACAGCGATACCCTACGCTTATTTGTGCATAACCCAGATGCCTATCATTTAGAAGAAGTCAGCTTTTACGAAACACAAGCAGGACAATTGATAAACCAATTGGTTATTCAGCTTGATAAGGCAGGCCCTAAAGCCAATATGTTTGGTGGTAGTGCTGTGTTTTCGTTTTATGTCGCACCTAACCAACAAAAAACAATTTATGTTAAAAGCGTCACCTTTTCTCATCAGTGGTTTGCATTAGCTATTTTTGATGAAGAGCACTCAAAGCGAGCCCTTGTCGGGAATGGTAATTACATTGCGCTGCTTGTTGGGATGATGTTAGCGCTGATGATTTATAACTTCTTTTTGTACTTATCGGCACGTAAAATCGAGAATATTGTTTACGCACTGTATCTTATTTCTGGCACTGTTTGGGTGGCGCTATCTTATGGTATTGCCGCTAATTTCTTCGGTATTTTTAGTGCCGAGCTGTTACAGCTCAATTCCAATTTACTGAGCATGCCAAGCTTTTTAGTAATCTTTGTAATGCTTATTTTCGAAACAAAGAAGCACTACCCTAAAGAGCATATCGCGCTTTCAATTATTTTGTTCTTACTAGTGGCTGACTTTATCTATAGCTTGTTCGATATTGTGGGTGCATTAAAACCAGCCAGCAGCTTGGCTGCATTAATGATGACGGTGACATTTGGGGTATCCATTTCGCTATGGCGCAAAGGTAATACGCTGGCAAAATACTTTTTACTCGGCCACTCTATGTTCGTTATTTTCAATATGCTAGCGGTGCTTTATTACAAAGGGATCAGTGACGCAAACGTAATCAATAGTCATGGCGTTGGGATAGGTATTTTGCTCGAAGCATTAATGATGGCGTTTATTCTTTCCTACCGAATTAAAAGCCTCGAAAAAATTAAAGCACAGCAAACTGAGCTCAACCGCTTAGTCGACACGGATCCTATGATAGGCCTGTACAATCGCCGTTACTTTGACAGAAAAAGTGAAGAACTGATTGCCGCTATGGCAACCAATCAGCAAGAGCTAACCCTTCTAATTGCTGATCTCGACCACTTCAAAAACATTAACGACACATATGGCCACAATGTTGGCGACAAAGTCATCATTGCGTTTGCTAATATACTCACCTCAGAGCAAGGCCCTGCTGATATAGCTTGTCGGTATGGCGGCGAAGAGTTTGTATTACTACTCAATTGTAACCTACTTAAGGCAAAGCAAGTTGCAGAGCGTATTCGTCAAAAGGCACAAGAAACCTACATCACGATTGATGAAGTACAAACCGTGCAGTTCACCGTGAGTATTGGTGTACACAGCGTAGCTCATGCTTCAACAACCGTAAAAGAAACACTCACCATTGCCGACAAAGCATTGTATAAAGCGAAGAGTAACGGCCGCAATTGTGTTGAAGTGGCAGCCTAG
- the coaBC gene encoding bifunctional phosphopantothenoylcysteine decarboxylase/phosphopantothenate--cysteine ligase CoaBC produces the protein MTKSANKKILLGISGGIAAYKCAELVRRLKDTGCEVKVVMTESAKHFITPLTMQAVSGEIVSDSLLDPAAEAAMGHIEFAKWADLILVAPATSNVLAKMAMGIADDLLTTLLLATPAKVAVAPAMNQQMYAHPATQANLNTLAERGVAIWGPGKGSQACGDVGAGRMLEPHELVALCTQPDIEPLLTGKTITITAGPTREALDPVRYISNHSSGKMGYALAEAALALGAKVNLISGPVTIKAPANAKLTHIESAEQLLIASMELAVQSDAFIGCAAVADYRAAAIEDQKMKKQGDELTLTLVKNPDVIANVAALNENRPYTVGFAAETQDVASYAQGKLKNKNLDMICANDVSKEGLGFNSDHNALTLFWHNEQQDLAVGSKKDLAMSVMRELAKRL, from the coding sequence ATGACAAAATCAGCAAATAAAAAAATCTTACTAGGTATAAGTGGCGGCATTGCAGCTTATAAATGTGCAGAGCTAGTGCGACGCTTAAAAGACACTGGCTGCGAAGTAAAAGTGGTTATGACAGAGTCAGCCAAGCACTTTATTACCCCTTTGACGATGCAAGCCGTCAGTGGAGAGATTGTGTCTGATTCATTACTTGACCCTGCAGCTGAAGCCGCAATGGGACACATTGAATTTGCCAAGTGGGCAGATTTGATTTTAGTGGCGCCTGCAACCAGCAATGTATTAGCAAAAATGGCGATGGGTATAGCTGATGACCTACTCACCACGCTTTTATTAGCAACGCCAGCCAAAGTGGCTGTCGCACCGGCGATGAACCAACAAATGTACGCACATCCAGCAACGCAGGCTAACCTTAATACTCTCGCCGAGCGCGGGGTAGCAATTTGGGGGCCTGGTAAAGGCTCGCAAGCCTGTGGTGATGTAGGTGCGGGGCGTATGCTAGAGCCTCATGAACTGGTAGCACTGTGTACACAGCCAGACATTGAGCCATTACTTACTGGCAAAACCATTACAATTACAGCAGGGCCAACCAGAGAAGCTCTCGATCCGGTGCGTTATATTTCTAATCACAGCTCAGGAAAAATGGGTTATGCCCTTGCCGAGGCGGCACTTGCTTTAGGTGCAAAGGTAAACCTGATTTCAGGGCCGGTGACAATTAAAGCACCAGCGAATGCAAAACTCACTCACATTGAAAGCGCTGAGCAGCTTTTAATCGCATCAATGGAACTTGCTGTACAGTCTGATGCTTTTATTGGCTGTGCTGCCGTTGCCGATTACCGCGCAGCCGCAATTGAAGATCAAAAAATGAAAAAACAAGGTGATGAACTCACACTCACCTTAGTTAAAAACCCAGATGTCATCGCTAACGTTGCTGCACTTAACGAAAACCGCCCATACACGGTTGGCTTTGCCGCCGAAACACAAGATGTTGCAAGCTATGCTCAAGGTAAATTAAAAAATAAAAATCTCGACATGATCTGTGCAAATGATGTGTCAAAAGAAGGCCTTGGCTTTAATTCTGATCATAATGCTTTAACACTGTTCTGGCACAATGAGCAGCAAGATTTAGCGGTTGGTAGCAAAAAAGATTTAGCGATGAGTGTTATGAGAGAGCTTGCCAAGCGTTTGTAA
- the radC gene encoding RadC family protein: MSLKDLPLSARPREKLLSQGAKALSDAELLAIFLRTGVAGMNAIELAEHLLRINSTLQNLFNASEQAFCSQRGLGTAKYVQLQAVLELSRRYLLEQCQREEVFNSPQAVYDYLTIQLRGLQQEVFMVLYLDSQNRLIKDEVLFYGTINAASVYPREVVKAALKQNAAALIFAHNHPSGVAEPSEADKLITHKLQQALSLVDINVLDHIIVGGKNCVSFAERGLI, translated from the coding sequence ATGTCGTTAAAGGATTTACCATTGTCAGCTCGACCTCGTGAAAAGCTGCTTTCACAAGGCGCTAAAGCGCTCTCAGATGCAGAATTGTTAGCTATCTTTTTACGCACAGGTGTTGCAGGTATGAATGCGATTGAATTGGCTGAACACTTATTACGTATTAATAGTACATTGCAGAATTTATTTAATGCCAGTGAGCAAGCGTTTTGTTCTCAAAGAGGGTTAGGGACTGCAAAGTATGTACAGTTACAAGCGGTATTAGAGTTAAGCCGACGTTACTTACTTGAGCAATGCCAGCGAGAAGAGGTATTTAACTCTCCTCAAGCAGTGTATGACTACCTGACTATTCAATTACGGGGCTTGCAACAAGAAGTATTCATGGTGCTTTATTTAGATAGCCAAAATCGATTAATAAAAGATGAAGTGCTTTTTTATGGCACTATAAATGCTGCTTCTGTGTATCCCCGTGAGGTGGTTAAGGCAGCCTTAAAGCAGAATGCGGCGGCACTTATCTTTGCTCATAATCACCCAAGTGGAGTAGCGGAGCCTAGTGAAGCAGACAAGTTAATTACTCATAAATTGCAGCAAGCACTTTCGTTAGTCGATATTAATGTGCTTGATCACATCATTGTGGGCGGTAAAAACTGTGTTTCGTTTGCTGAACGAGGATTAATTTAA
- the slmA gene encoding nucleoid occlusion factor SlmA yields the protein MPATKRSNRKEQILQALAQMLETSPGQRITTAKLAAEVGVSEAALYRHFPSKARMFEGLIEFIEDTLLSRINLILENEKESQTRVYNILLLLLAFAEKNPGITRILTGDALQGEQERLRERVQGLFEKLETQFKQVLRERKLREGKAFQSDETTLANFLLAYVEGKMNQFVRSDFKAKPSAQFEKQWPELKKIWL from the coding sequence ATGCCTGCGACAAAAAGAAGTAATCGCAAAGAGCAGATTCTGCAAGCACTCGCACAAATGTTAGAAACCAGCCCAGGTCAACGTATCACTACTGCCAAACTAGCGGCTGAAGTGGGCGTATCTGAAGCTGCGCTTTATCGTCATTTTCCGAGTAAAGCGCGGATGTTTGAGGGCTTGATTGAGTTTATTGAAGATACTCTGCTATCGCGTATTAACCTCATTCTAGAAAATGAAAAAGAGAGTCAAACACGCGTATACAATATATTGCTTTTACTATTAGCATTCGCCGAAAAAAATCCAGGTATTACCCGTATTTTAACTGGTGATGCCTTGCAAGGTGAGCAAGAGCGCTTGCGTGAACGTGTGCAAGGCTTATTCGAAAAGCTAGAAACGCAATTTAAGCAAGTTCTTCGTGAACGTAAGCTTCGTGAAGGTAAAGCATTCCAATCTGACGAAACAACGTTAGCCAACTTCTTACTGGCTTATGTTGAAGGTAAGATGAATCAATTCGTGCGCAGCGACTTTAAAGCGAAACCGAGTGCGCAATTTGAAAAACAATGGCCTGAACTGAAAAAGATTTGGTTGTAA
- the rpmB gene encoding 50S ribosomal protein L28, whose product MSKVCQVTGKRPAVGNHRSHARNATKRRFLPNLQTHRFWVESEKRFVTLRTTTKGMRIIDKKGIDAVLTEIRARGEKV is encoded by the coding sequence ATGTCTAAAGTATGTCAAGTTACAGGTAAGCGTCCAGCGGTTGGTAACCACCGTTCACACGCGAGAAACGCGACTAAACGTCGTTTCCTACCTAACCTACAAACGCACCGTTTTTGGGTTGAAAGTGAAAAACGTTTTGTAACATTACGCACTACGACTAAAGGTATGCGTATTATCGATAAAAAAGGCATCGACGCGGTTCTTACAGAAATCCGTGCTCGTGGCGAAAAAGTTTAA
- the rpmG gene encoding 50S ribosomal protein L33 — MRDKIRLVSTAGTGFFYTTDKNKRNMPEKMEIKKYDPKARKHVIFKEAKIK; from the coding sequence ATGCGCGATAAGATCCGTTTAGTTTCAACTGCTGGTACTGGTTTTTTCTACACTACCGACAAGAACAAGCGTAACATGCCTGAAAAAATGGAAATCAAAAAATACGATCCTAAAGCTCGTAAACACGTGATTTTCAAAGAAGCTAAAATCAAGTAA